A single Actinomadura algeriensis DNA region contains:
- a CDS encoding ABC transporter permease: MFEQEVAAGAPCSGRGPRRRAGRAARAARRSARPASARPAGDGPAAGPETAAGRTPSRLALARFRRDRSALAAAAVLLVIALFAALAPLWAQLTGHPYHATFPDTGLDPAGQPRGPGRDFWLGADQLGRDVLVRTAYGARISLVVGVGAAALAAAAGTLLGVVAGFCGGAVDTVLARLMDVTLALPYLLVAITLATTFPVSSVAGGLAMTILVVAFFSVASFGRVVRAQVLSLRRREFIEAARALGASSARIMASEVLPNLTAHITVLTSLLIPGAIVAEATLSFLGVGIRPPMPSWGAMLGEGGDVFRTAWWLLAVPGALLLLTTLAFNLLGEGIRNALDPRADAAPGGR; encoded by the coding sequence GTGTTCGAGCAGGAGGTCGCGGCGGGTGCACCGTGCTCCGGCCGCGGACCCCGGCGGCGCGCCGGCCGGGCCGCGCGGGCCGCGCGCCGGTCCGCGCGCCCGGCCTCCGCCCGTCCCGCCGGGGACGGGCCCGCCGCGGGGCCGGAGACGGCGGCCGGGCGGACCCCGTCCCGGCTCGCCCTCGCCCGGTTCCGGCGCGACCGGTCCGCGCTGGCCGCGGCCGCCGTCCTGCTGGTCATCGCCCTGTTCGCCGCGCTCGCGCCGCTGTGGGCGCAGCTGACCGGCCATCCCTACCACGCGACGTTCCCCGACACCGGCCTCGACCCGGCGGGGCAGCCGCGCGGCCCCGGCCGCGACTTCTGGCTGGGCGCCGACCAGCTCGGCCGCGACGTCCTGGTCCGCACCGCCTACGGCGCGCGGATCTCCCTGGTCGTCGGGGTGGGCGCGGCGGCGCTCGCCGCCGCCGCCGGGACCCTGCTCGGCGTCGTCGCGGGATTCTGCGGCGGCGCCGTCGACACCGTCCTGGCCCGCCTCATGGACGTCACCCTCGCGCTGCCCTACCTGCTCGTCGCGATCACCCTCGCCACCACGTTCCCGGTGTCGTCGGTCGCGGGCGGCCTGGCGATGACGATCCTCGTCGTCGCGTTCTTCTCCGTGGCCTCGTTCGGCCGCGTCGTCCGCGCGCAGGTCCTGTCGCTGCGGCGACGCGAGTTCATCGAGGCGGCCCGCGCGCTCGGCGCGTCCAGCGCGCGGATCATGGCGTCGGAGGTGCTGCCGAACCTCACCGCGCACATCACCGTGCTGACCTCGCTGCTGATCCCCGGCGCGATCGTCGCCGAGGCGACGCTGTCGTTCCTGGGCGTCGGGATCCGCCCGCCGATGCCGAGCTGGGGGGCGATGCTCGGCGAGGGCGGCGACGTGTTCCGGACCGCCTGGTGGCTGCTCGCGGTGCCGGGCGCCCTGCTGCTGCTGACGACGCTGGCGTTCAACCTGCTCGGCGAGGGGATCAGGAACGCGCTCGATCCGCGCGCCGACGCCGCCCCCGGGGGGCGGTGA